CGGCTGCCCGTGCTGGCGAAGCTGGGCGTGGACTTCGTGTCGATGGGGGCGCTCACGCACTCGGCGCGGGCGATGGATCTGTCGCTCGAGATCGTCGCGGCGAAGGAAGCGCCCCGCGTGAAGCCGCGTCGCTGACAGAACGGCGCGGCCTC
This genomic interval from Candidatus Hydrogenedentota bacterium contains the following:
- a CDS encoding nicotinate-nucleotide diphosphorylase (carboxylating) produces the protein RLPVLAKLGVDFVSMGALTHSARAMDLSLEIVAAKEAPRVKPRR